The following are encoded together in the Hydractinia symbiolongicarpus strain clone_291-10 chromosome 14, HSymV2.1, whole genome shotgun sequence genome:
- the LOC130625511 gene encoding glutamate receptor-interacting protein 1-like: protein MRGMVKKWVPPGCIPKGISEEDVRKASLNGWNLIDVDPDKGTFVVILVKTKQDKTFGLTISGGNDKSRHPYISNLKANGLADRSELFCVDDKIIAISDNDISNLNHDEIIKIVHDTGLSLKLEIQYKVSKKVGDRWKWKNSNFFLHRERNGFCFDVKGGVTKDKLLHRPVIVSNIAVDSNLENLGIIFAGDEILSINGQSVNDLHSSKIKQLINQSGQELELEVKYPTGQKECQITSGNSFVVQINRENNRIDIGITLSVSFEYECDGSILVISEIREGSLADRTDLLAVGHLILSINNISLDGISLPQANQMLWNSPDTVLIEVMGDAPCDIYTGVEADLMVKPSDYRHHVDSPNTTYGNDYGNLHEGVTNTSTRSFVRTMNQNNSFCFNTLPARPYPYLQRHSNAVPNGSIRGFPSQMNSCNRSATLNRMSLRSRRSSQHSSSLCNSYGQSRTLRNGSVQSFSPSFVSSAHVNVLCRYEVCEVVLFDKDLGVEVQDVGYGLVIVNLIPQKSLLKTGVVSPGDRILSINGTSTENMIDIDFYHAIENIELPLTLTVEFDVSDSIVPNQGTFTIKSRKNNNSTGLLLTSTISNDKEEQLRIHDIKKGSPAYRLGVLAAGDQLLSLNGECVNHYTPEYVYQLIEKSNDPIEVTIKKDEEVAGPTFSVELTRNGESLGMSLSGSEQPFEPIIISHVSEDGLAYRSNAINIGDQILAINECTLRGKTLSQADELLKSSGNKVKFLIKRKPVRKVKSGVESHTKHVADSTASVSEVKNLVSAYSCEVDSYRQNVTSTSNQIPIRDESESNSTEPLSSSLLKEAVGNVAKKKATSFDSNSTVPVSSSKSVSPLNLPGDDARVISTTIRSVDTTVSPPVLFSDDTRVSTPTLCSDDTKVSPAISRNNDTRVSAAMLRNNDTRVSSPTLCSDYARASPAKLPSSVVRVSPLRSDDTRILPLTLCSDDIRVSLSTSRSDNTVKNSNIIERPAVVAQNYSRMTDKNYFVSAETEGDKNKHTQRTFNPHSFDTEVLTLKSSTTPFRRSIRYKKQPLDNNLKLKNSQENNAGQLKDDSVLFNPAQMPFVFKSKIADDAVQRNQSEKDQGIDKQENSNKNRTRLDSDVVLYLVELQKPRESDEFGFSVSESSLGSGVYIKTIQKGSPADMSKAIKKYDRILKVNGVCTRDLSYDHVVPLLQQGGTKLDLVLERKTMVHVSVL, encoded by the exons ttGGAATTTAATAGATGTTGATCCTGATAAAG gtACATTTGTGGTAATTCTTGTCAAAACTAAGCAAGACAAAACCTTTGGACTCACTATATCAG GTGGGAATGACAAAAGCAGACATCCATATATTTCAAATCTAAAAGCTAATGGCCTGGCAGACAG aTCAGAATTGTTTTGTGTAGATGACAAAATCATTGCAATTAGTGATAATGATATTTCTAATCTAAATCATGATGAAATCATTAAAATCGTTCATGACACAGGGTTATCTTTAAAGTTAGAGATCCAGTACAAGGTTTCGAAGAAAG TTGGAGATAGATGGAAATGGAAgaattccaatttttttttgcatagagAAAGGAAcggtttttgttttgatgttaaAG GTGGAGTCACTAAAGATAAATTATTACACCGTCCAGTGATTGTCTCAAATATTGCAGTAGACAGTAATCTTGAAAA TTTAGGGATTATATTCGCTGGCGATGAAATCCTCTCCATTAATGGACAATCTGTCAATGActtacattcttcaaaaataAAGCAACTAATCAACCAATCAGGTCAGGAGCTTGAATTGGAAGTTAAATATCCAACCGGTCAAAAAG AATGTCAAATAACCTCTGGAAATAGTTTTGTTGTACAAATCAATCGTGAAAATAATCGAATCGACATTGGCATTACATTAAGTG TTTCATTTGAATATGAATGTGATGGCAGCATCCTTGTTATTTCCGAGATACGGGAAGGTAGTCTCGCTGACAG AACTGATCTTCTTGCAGTTGGTCATCTAATACTATCCATAAACAACATCTCATTGGATGGCATATCTTTACCACAAGCCAACCAAATGTTGTGGAATTCACCTGATACTGTGCTTATTGAGGTGATGGGTGATGCACCATGCGATATCTATACGGGAGTTGAAGCGGATTTAATGGTAAAACCTTCAGATTATAGACATCACGTGGATTCTCCTAATACCACCTATGGTAATGACTATGGTAATCTCCATGAAGGCGTCACTAATACTTCGACAAGATCTTTTGTTAGAACTATGAATCAAAATAATAGTTTCTGCTTTAATACATTGCCTGCACGACCTTATCCCTATCTTCAAAGGCATTCCAATGCTGTACCAAATGGTAGCATCAGAGGCTTTCCCAGTCAAATGAATAGTTGCAATCGATCTGCTACGTTAAACAGAATGTCACTGCGCTCACGTAGATCTTCACAGCATTCTAGTAGTTTGTGTAACAGTTATGGTCAATCAAGAACTCTCCGTAATGGTTCAGTTCAGTCTTTTAGTCCCAGTTTTGTGAGCAGTGCACATGTGAATGTGTTGTGTCGGTACGAGGTGTGCGAAGTGGTCCTATTTGATAAAGATTTAGGCGTCGAGGTGCAAGATGTTGGGTATGGTTTAGTCATTGTCAACCTAATCCCACAAAAATCCTTGTTAAA AACTGGTGTAGTAAGTCCTGGTGATCGAATATTAAGTATCAATGGAACATCAACAGAAAATATGATAGATATTGATTTTTATCATGCAATTGAAAATATAGAGCTTCCGCTTACTCTAACTGTTGAATTCGACGTATCAG ATTCCATTGTTCCCAATCAAGGAACATTTACCATAAAAAGTCGCAAAAATAACAATTCCACCGGATTGCTGCTCACAA GTACAATTTCTAATGACAAGGAGGAACAGTTACGTATACATGATATAAAGAAAGGTAGTCCAGCTTACag GTTAGGCGTGCTAGCTGCAGGTGATCAGTTGTTGTCACTGAATGGCGAGTGTGTGAATCATTACACTCCTGAATATGTTTATCAACTTATTGAAAAATCAAATGATCCTATCGAAGTCACCATTAAGAAAGATGAAGAAGTCGCTG GTCCGACTTTCTCTGTGGAACTTACAAGAAACGGTGAATCGCTTGGAATGTCATTATCAGGTTCAGAGCAGCCATTTGAACCGATTATCATCAGTCATGTATCAGAGGACGGACTCGCATATAG AAGTAACGCTATCAACATAGGTGATCAAATCCTAGCTATCAATGAATGCACACTGCGTGGAAAGACTTTGTCACAAGCCGACGAACTTTTAAAGTCTTCGGGAAATAAagtgaaatttttaattaaaagaaaacCTGTACGGAAAG tCAAGTCTGGTGTAGAGTCACATACTAAGCACGTAGCTGACTCTACTGCGTCCGTATCTGAG GTAAAAAATCTAGTTTCTGCTTACAGTTGTGAAGTTGACAGTTACAGACAAAATGTCACCTCTACGTCGAACCAGATTCCGATAAGGGATGAATCAGAATCAAACTCAACAGAACCACTCTCATCCTCCTTACTGAAAGAAGCGGTAGGGAATGTAGCTAAAAAGAAAGCAACGTCATTTGACAGCAACTCAACGGTACCTGTATCATCCTCGAAGAGTGTATCCCCCCTAAATTTACCTGGTGATGATGCGAGGGTAATTTCTACAACGATACGTAGTGTTGATACCACAGTGTCACCTCCAGTATTATTTAGTGATGATACAAGGGTGTCAACTCCAACGTTGTGTAGTGATGATACGAAGGTATCACCTGCAATATCACGTAATAATGATACGAGGGTATCAGCTGCAATGTTACGTAATAATGATACGAGGGTATCATCTCCAACGTTATGTAGTGATTATGCGAGGGCATCACCTGCAAAGTTACCCAGTAGTGTTGTGAGGGTATCACCTCTACGTAGTGATGATACGAGGATATTACCTCTAACGTTATGTAGTGATGATATAAGAGTATCGCTGTCAACGTCACGTAGTGATAACACTGTAAAGAATAGTAACATTATCGAAAGGCCTGCTGTAGTGGCGCAGAATTATTCGCGAATGactgataaaaattattttgtttctgcaGAAACAGAGGGAGATAAAAATAAGCATACGCAAAGAACTTTTAATCCTCATTCCTTTGACACTGAAGTTTTGACCTTGAAATCATCCACCACGCCCTTCAGAAGGTCAATACGGTACAAGAAACAACCCttagataataatttaaaattaaaaaacagtcAAGAAAATAATGCTGGCCAATTAAAAGACGATTCCGTGTTATTTAACCCTGCTCAAATGCCTTTTGTGTTTAAAAGCAAAATTGCCGATGACGCAGTTCAAAGAAACCAATCCGAAAAGGATCAAGGCATTGACAAACAGGAAAACAGCAATAAAAATCGCACAAG ATTGGACTCTGATGTTGTTCTGTATCTCGTGGAACTTCAAAAGCCACGTGAATCCGATGAATTCGGTTTTAGCGTTTCGGAGAGCTCATTAGGAAGCGGAGTTTATATAAAGACAATACAAAAAGGATCGCCAGCTGACATGTCCAAAGCTATTAAGAAATACGACAGAATCTTAAAG GTTAACGGTGTTTGCACACGTGACTTGTCGTACGACCATGTTGTGCCCTTACTTCAACAAGGTGGTACTAAGTTGGATCTTGTGCTGGAACGGAAAACCATGGTGCATGTGTCTGTTTTGTAA